Proteins co-encoded in one Flavobacteriaceae bacterium MAR_2009_75 genomic window:
- a CDS encoding LytTR family two component transcriptional regulator, whose product MKCIIIEDQPPAQRILKKYIEDMGSLQLHGTFSDAIQAMEFLKTDSVDLMFLDIHLPKISGIDFLKSLNNPPQVILTTAFSEYALESYEFNVIDYLLKPFSFQRFIKAVSKVNARNQPNYEHKPSVESATPKEIYIKSGYEHIKVVFDDIYHIVSDADYTEIVTKEKKYLSNEPLRFWEENLPQTQFYRIHRSHIVNTSKIQKLVGNQIYLPNETVLPIGRAYKEDFVKRILN is encoded by the coding sequence ATGAAATGCATTATTATAGAAGATCAACCGCCTGCACAACGTATTCTCAAAAAGTACATTGAAGATATGGGTTCGCTACAGCTGCACGGAACGTTTTCAGATGCCATTCAAGCTATGGAATTTTTAAAAACCGATTCCGTAGATTTAATGTTTCTAGACATTCATCTTCCTAAAATATCAGGAATCGATTTTTTGAAATCCTTGAATAATCCTCCCCAAGTGATTCTTACCACTGCATTTTCAGAATATGCCCTAGAGAGCTATGAGTTCAATGTTATCGATTATCTTTTGAAACCTTTTTCCTTTCAACGTTTCATAAAGGCAGTATCAAAGGTTAACGCCCGTAACCAACCGAACTATGAACATAAGCCTTCTGTTGAGTCAGCCACTCCCAAAGAAATCTATATTAAATCAGGTTACGAACATATCAAGGTGGTCTTTGACGATATCTATCACATTGTATCTGATGCCGATTATACCGAAATCGTAACGAAAGAAAAAAAATACCTCTCCAACGAACCTCTCCGTTTTTGGGAAGAGAACCTGCCCCAAACACAATTCTATCGCATTCATCGTTCACATATCGTGAATACTTCCAAAATACAAAAACTGGTCGGTAACCAGATTTACTTGCCCAATGAAACTGTTTTACCCATTGGTAGGGCCTATAAAGAAGATTTTGTAAAGCGCATATTAAACTAA
- a CDS encoding GHKL domain-containing protein, whose amino-acid sequence MNRILISRKELFFQVVLHIIVFLFYSFDRNDPGITYDQILFFLIYTLASAIITYYLMPRYLYKKKYWAFSGLALFVFFTVIMIEELLETVLFPGSVRASIVPGIYYAFFDILPILAILAGFKFAWDAIGSQQEVEKLRSSIQESELQFLKSQINPHFLFNNLNNLYSYALEGSSKTPEIILEMSGVLRYMLYECKEKYVPLQKEIEQLSNFIKLYKLQIEERGLVNFKEGNIDTSYRIAPLILVVFIENAFKHSQSGQSKNIKIDIEVSMEGDLLMFVCKNNFESVESMDTVAKGIGLKNVKKRLELLYPNMHKLDINEQERQFSVFLTMQLEKF is encoded by the coding sequence ATGAATCGAATTCTAATTTCAAGAAAAGAGCTTTTCTTTCAGGTTGTTCTGCACATTATTGTTTTTCTATTCTATTCATTTGACAGAAACGATCCGGGCATTACTTATGATCAAATCTTATTTTTTCTTATTTACACCCTAGCTTCTGCTATTATCACGTATTATCTGATGCCACGTTACTTGTACAAAAAGAAATATTGGGCTTTCTCAGGCTTGGCCCTATTCGTGTTTTTTACGGTAATCATGATTGAAGAGTTATTGGAGACTGTTTTATTTCCGGGTAGCGTTCGTGCGAGTATCGTACCGGGAATTTATTATGCCTTTTTCGACATCCTCCCCATTCTCGCCATTCTAGCAGGTTTCAAATTTGCTTGGGATGCTATTGGAAGTCAACAGGAGGTTGAAAAATTAAGAAGTTCGATTCAGGAAAGCGAGCTTCAATTCTTGAAGTCACAGATTAATCCGCATTTTCTATTCAACAATTTGAACAACCTTTACTCCTATGCCTTGGAAGGCTCTTCAAAAACACCGGAAATTATTTTAGAAATGAGTGGCGTATTGCGATATATGCTCTACGAGTGCAAAGAAAAATATGTACCCTTACAGAAGGAAATCGAACAGCTTAGCAATTTTATTAAGCTCTACAAACTTCAGATTGAAGAGAGAGGTCTTGTAAATTTTAAAGAGGGGAATATTGATACAAGTTATAGGATAGCTCCGCTCATTCTGGTCGTATTTATAGAAAATGCCTTCAAACATAGCCAATCAGGTCAATCAAAAAATATCAAGATAGATATAGAGGTGAGTATGGAAGGTGACCTTTTAATGTTCGTGTGCAAAAACAATTTCGAGAGTGTTGAAAGTATGGATACAGTTGCAAAGGGCATTGGCCTTAAAAACGTCAAGAAAAGATTGGAGTTGCTTTACCCAAACATGCACAAACTTGATATTAATGAGCAAGAGCGACAATTCTCTGTATTTTTAACCATGCAACTTGAAAAGTTCTAG
- a CDS encoding outer membrane receptor protein involved in Fe transport: MLPKPKHLLFFLFSGLVFFGLESVTAQETPITIKGEVVEQGSGLPIAFATVMIGDNETKKPITGATTADDGTFSLETTANNFYVEIGFLGFQSKTFGQPTTRTTTMDLGKVILQEDAEQLQEVVVAGEISRTEFKLDKRVFNVGKDLSSTGASALEVLNNVPSVNVNIEGQVSLRGSQGVQMLINGKPSILASEEGNALGTLTADMIERVEVITNPSAKYDAEGTSGIINIVLKKEERKGLNGSISVNTGTPAGHSVGVSLNRRTEKFNLFSQLGVGVRDLPTDIENRNVNLTDNTSVVSTGTEYRNETYYNLVLGTDYHINDLNVLTLSGNFAMEIEDQPSTTDFASFDGTNQISQWQRTEVTEAKNPKFQYELQYKKNFDEDDDEHTLLFSGLGNFFGKDQSSEFFNNTISGQNNDATQQTRTDFKESVFTFKLDYTNPLTDQITLETGAQYVLNDVSNDYEVNNFENGSFVNDPGLTNVFEYDQKVLGAYGTGSYEGKKWGVKAGLRLEHTDLGTYLATTDEANDQDYVNFFPSAHASYKFTDMISVQTGYSKRIYRPRMWDLNPFFNIRNNFSIRQGNPELEPEFTDSYEITSIYILGKASLNFGVYHRYTTEVIERVSTFEDNVSTFRPENIGTNKSTGLEFNAKYSPAKWLTLNGDFNYSSFSRDGVFNNQVFDFTGDQWSSKLMTKVKLPADFDLEMTGNYQSSYRTVQSEMEDILYMDLGLRKNILKGKAVLNLSVRDLFASRIDESQLAQADFEVYNRRQRGRFVALGFSYGFGKGEAMQYSGQRRR; this comes from the coding sequence ATGTTACCAAAACCAAAACATCTATTATTCTTTCTTTTTTCCGGTCTTGTATTTTTCGGACTTGAATCAGTTACCGCTCAAGAAACGCCCATTACCATTAAGGGAGAAGTTGTAGAGCAGGGTAGTGGCTTGCCCATTGCATTTGCAACAGTCATGATTGGCGATAATGAAACTAAAAAACCGATAACCGGGGCCACTACGGCAGATGATGGTACCTTTAGTTTAGAGACTACCGCCAATAACTTTTATGTAGAAATTGGCTTTTTGGGTTTTCAATCTAAAACTTTTGGGCAACCTACTACGAGAACCACTACCATGGATTTGGGTAAAGTGATTCTACAAGAAGACGCCGAACAGTTACAAGAAGTGGTAGTTGCTGGTGAAATCTCACGTACCGAGTTCAAGCTTGACAAGCGGGTATTCAATGTGGGCAAAGATTTAAGCAGCACAGGTGCCAGCGCTTTAGAAGTTCTTAATAATGTACCCTCGGTGAACGTAAATATTGAAGGGCAGGTGAGTTTACGAGGTAGCCAGGGTGTTCAGATGTTGATCAATGGCAAACCATCTATACTCGCTAGTGAAGAGGGCAATGCCTTGGGAACATTAACGGCCGATATGATTGAGCGGGTAGAAGTGATTACAAACCCTTCTGCGAAATATGATGCCGAAGGCACTTCTGGTATTATAAACATCGTTTTGAAGAAAGAGGAGCGAAAAGGTCTCAATGGTTCTATCTCTGTCAACACGGGCACGCCTGCCGGTCATAGTGTGGGGGTAAGCCTAAACCGTAGAACCGAAAAGTTCAATTTATTCAGTCAGCTCGGGGTAGGCGTACGTGATTTGCCGACCGATATTGAAAACAGAAACGTAAATTTGACCGACAATACTTCAGTGGTCAGTACAGGTACCGAATATAGAAACGAGACTTACTATAATTTGGTGCTGGGTACCGATTATCACATCAATGACTTAAATGTGCTTACCCTATCGGGAAATTTTGCAATGGAAATTGAAGATCAACCCTCAACGACCGATTTTGCTTCTTTCGACGGTACTAATCAAATTTCTCAATGGCAACGTACAGAAGTTACAGAAGCTAAAAATCCGAAATTTCAGTATGAATTACAGTACAAAAAGAATTTTGATGAAGATGATGATGAGCATACCCTTCTCTTTAGTGGGCTTGGTAATTTCTTCGGTAAGGATCAATCTTCTGAATTCTTTAATAATACGATTTCCGGTCAAAATAACGATGCCACCCAACAGACACGTACTGATTTCAAAGAGTCGGTATTTACTTTTAAATTAGATTATACCAATCCACTTACCGATCAGATTACTTTAGAGACCGGTGCACAGTATGTGCTTAATGATGTTAGTAACGATTATGAAGTGAATAATTTTGAAAACGGAAGTTTCGTAAACGATCCAGGTTTAACCAACGTTTTCGAATATGACCAAAAAGTATTGGGTGCTTATGGTACCGGTTCTTATGAAGGTAAAAAATGGGGTGTTAAAGCAGGCTTGCGTTTAGAGCATACCGATTTGGGGACCTATTTGGCTACTACAGATGAAGCCAATGACCAAGATTATGTAAACTTTTTTCCCAGCGCCCACGCCTCTTATAAATTCACCGATATGATATCTGTTCAGACTGGGTATTCAAAAAGAATTTATAGACCTCGAATGTGGGACCTGAATCCGTTCTTTAACATTAGAAATAACTTTAGTATTCGCCAAGGCAACCCTGAATTAGAACCAGAGTTCACCGATTCATATGAAATAACCAGTATTTACATACTGGGCAAAGCTTCACTGAATTTTGGCGTCTACCATAGGTATACGACCGAAGTTATAGAAAGAGTTTCAACCTTTGAAGATAATGTGAGCACTTTTAGGCCCGAGAATATTGGCACTAACAAATCTACAGGACTCGAATTCAACGCCAAATATAGCCCAGCAAAATGGCTCACTTTAAATGGAGATTTCAACTATAGCTCTTTTAGTAGGGATGGTGTTTTCAATAACCAAGTATTCGATTTTACGGGAGATCAATGGTCTTCTAAATTAATGACCAAAGTTAAACTGCCGGCCGATTTTGATTTGGAAATGACCGGAAACTATCAATCGAGTTATCGAACGGTACAAAGTGAAATGGAGGATATTCTTTATATGGACCTTGGACTTAGAAAGAATATTTTAAAGGGAAAAGCTGTACTGAATCTAAGTGTGAGAGATTTGTTTGCTTCCCGAATTGATGAAAGCCAGCTTGCTCAGGCCGATTTTGAAGTGTACAATCGTCGTCAGCGCGGTCGCTTTGTAGCTTTGGGCTTTAGCTATGGTTTCGGTAAGGGGGAGGCCATGCAGTATTCAGGTCAACGTCGTAGATAA
- a CDS encoding monosaccharide ABC transporter substrate-binding protein (CUT2 family), whose product MQSLNHIPLLFLFGLFFTLLSCNSTKSEDVINIGFSQAMSNDDWRKSMNDAMRLQASLNPKVNLVIKDANYEVQTQIDQIEDLISDSLDILIVSPIQSKPITPIVQKALNAGIPVLVVDRKTEDDKYTAYLGADNIEVGRNAAKEIISLSDKRPARIVEIRGLAGSSPAEERSRGFNEMIGQYDHLQIVKRIQGDWEKASIQEQFKNLLLEDNNIDYVFAHNDRMAKGAWDVAENLNLEDSIAFIGVDGLSGPDGGIQLVEEGYLKASVLYPTGGDEAIKLAIRILNNEQVPKNNILSTTIINEVNADLMKNQFNKLSSQQRQIEDQLNAIKKQEELYYSQNNLLKITMALLAIILSLAIYSIYSIFAIQKKNSQLELTNNKITDQRNQIEKIAKEVKASNEAKLSFFTGLSHEFKTPLTLILSSVESMRDVAREKGGKLRGEVELIYNNSNRLLRLINQLLDFRKIEDRKFVLRTTKTNLYNFSHNIFNDFRREAKKRNIAFNLITNNEQLELYLDRNLMDKVYFNFLSNAFKFTPDNGNIDVEIKDDPTENSVTIHFKDSGIGIPEEEMENVFQPFFKGSNNRKNSSGVGLHLSKEFIEMHKGQVIVKSYKGTEFIITLKKGKEHLKDDDIVTDQDLVDTNIIDFSSDHLLEEVYFNTEPATDKDKFSILIIEDNKDLLHFLKSKLQTEFEIMLSDGTDAIEKAFDMVPDIIICDVNLPEKTGFEICEILKNDLRTSHIPTIILTALGNNESYLKGLQSGADLYLTKPFSYSILIQSVKSLIYNREKLRYYYTSNIHKIEDKESFGNIEQQFVSKMNSLIIDNLGDSDFSVETLAEQLNISRVQLYRKVKAMMGISVSDYISNIKLEKAKSMLNTTDLSVSEIAYSTGFSSPNYFSTAFKNKYGSSPAQYKKSK is encoded by the coding sequence ATGCAATCTCTCAACCATATACCGCTACTATTCCTTTTCGGTCTGTTTTTCACTCTATTGTCATGCAACAGCACCAAATCTGAAGATGTTATTAATATTGGGTTCTCGCAAGCTATGAGCAACGACGATTGGCGAAAGTCAATGAACGATGCTATGAGATTACAGGCTTCTCTTAACCCTAAAGTTAATCTTGTAATTAAAGATGCAAATTATGAAGTGCAGACACAAATTGATCAAATAGAAGACTTAATCTCCGATAGTCTTGATATTCTCATTGTTTCACCTATTCAGTCAAAACCGATAACCCCAATTGTTCAGAAGGCATTAAATGCAGGTATTCCAGTATTAGTGGTAGATCGTAAAACTGAAGATGACAAGTATACTGCTTATCTCGGTGCCGATAATATTGAGGTGGGTAGAAATGCAGCAAAGGAGATTATTTCGTTAAGTGACAAAAGACCGGCTCGAATCGTTGAAATACGGGGCTTGGCAGGATCTTCTCCGGCAGAAGAACGAAGTCGAGGTTTTAATGAGATGATCGGTCAATACGATCATCTTCAAATCGTAAAGCGTATTCAAGGCGATTGGGAAAAGGCGTCAATACAAGAACAATTCAAAAATCTATTATTAGAAGATAATAATATAGATTATGTGTTTGCACATAATGATAGAATGGCAAAGGGTGCATGGGATGTTGCCGAGAATTTAAATCTTGAAGATTCTATAGCATTCATCGGTGTCGATGGCTTGAGCGGGCCCGATGGAGGAATTCAACTGGTAGAAGAAGGTTATTTAAAAGCTTCGGTGCTTTATCCTACAGGTGGTGATGAGGCAATAAAGCTAGCGATCCGCATTTTAAACAACGAGCAGGTTCCGAAAAACAATATTCTATCGACCACGATAATAAATGAGGTGAACGCTGATCTTATGAAAAATCAATTTAACAAATTGAGTAGCCAGCAGCGACAAATAGAAGACCAGCTTAATGCAATCAAAAAACAGGAAGAACTTTATTATTCGCAGAATAACCTACTGAAGATAACCATGGCGTTATTGGCGATTATTTTGAGTTTAGCGATTTACAGTATTTATTCCATTTTCGCCATTCAGAAAAAAAACAGTCAATTAGAACTTACCAACAATAAAATAACCGATCAGCGAAACCAGATAGAAAAGATTGCAAAAGAAGTAAAGGCAAGTAACGAAGCCAAACTAAGTTTTTTCACAGGACTCTCCCACGAATTCAAAACACCGCTGACATTGATTTTGAGCTCTGTGGAGTCAATGCGAGATGTAGCCCGGGAAAAGGGGGGCAAGTTAAGAGGCGAAGTAGAACTTATTTATAATAACTCAAATCGCCTTCTAAGGCTCATAAATCAACTACTTGATTTCAGAAAAATCGAAGATCGGAAGTTTGTTCTAAGAACTACTAAAACAAATCTTTATAATTTTTCCCATAATATTTTTAATGATTTTAGAAGAGAAGCCAAAAAAAGAAATATTGCATTTAACCTTATTACGAACAATGAACAATTAGAGCTGTATTTAGATAGAAATTTGATGGATAAGGTCTATTTTAATTTCTTGTCAAATGCTTTTAAGTTTACCCCAGATAATGGTAATATAGATGTAGAAATCAAAGATGACCCAACTGAAAATAGCGTTACCATTCATTTTAAAGACTCTGGTATAGGTATTCCGGAAGAAGAGATGGAAAATGTTTTTCAACCCTTTTTCAAGGGCTCGAACAACAGAAAGAACAGTTCAGGGGTAGGATTGCATTTGAGTAAAGAATTTATAGAAATGCACAAAGGTCAAGTAATCGTTAAATCTTATAAGGGTACCGAATTTATAATAACCTTGAAAAAAGGTAAGGAGCATCTAAAGGATGACGATATTGTTACAGACCAAGATTTGGTAGATACCAATATAATCGATTTTTCTTCTGATCATTTGTTGGAAGAGGTTTACTTTAACACCGAACCGGCAACCGACAAAGACAAATTTTCAATTCTTATAATTGAAGACAACAAAGACCTCTTGCATTTCTTAAAGAGTAAATTGCAAACAGAGTTTGAAATTATGCTATCAGATGGTACGGATGCTATCGAGAAAGCTTTCGATATGGTTCCCGATATCATAATATGTGATGTGAACCTACCAGAAAAAACCGGGTTTGAAATATGTGAGATTTTGAAAAATGATTTGCGAACTTCACATATACCGACAATTATTCTGACCGCATTAGGCAATAATGAATCTTACTTGAAAGGTTTGCAATCAGGGGCTGATCTTTACCTTACCAAACCGTTCAGTTATTCCATCTTGATTCAGTCGGTGAAGTCATTAATTTATAATCGTGAGAAATTAAGATATTATTATACCAGTAACATCCATAAAATAGAAGACAAAGAATCATTTGGTAACATCGAACAACAATTTGTCAGCAAAATGAATTCGCTGATTATTGACAATTTGGGTGATTCAGATTTCTCTGTTGAAACTTTGGCCGAACAACTCAATATATCGAGGGTGCAACTCTACCGTAAAGTTAAGGCGATGATGGGTATTAGTGTTAGTGACTATATTTCGAATATTAAGTTAGAGAAGGCAAAATCTATGTTGAATACTACAGATTTGAGTGTTTCTGAGATAGCATATTCTACAGGTTTTTCATCTCCCAATTACTTTTCAACTGCCTTTAAGAACAAATATGGCAGTTCGCCGGCACAATATAAAAAGTCAAAGTAA
- a CDS encoding sugar porter (SP) family MFS transporter — MKKIWVWSITAALAGFLFGFDTVVISGADKKLQILWNSSDVFHGTIVMAMALWGTVVGALLGGIPTNRIGRKNTLIAIGVLYTISALGSALANDPITFALFRFLGGLGVGASTIAAPAYISEIAPSGDRGKLVGLYQFNIVFGILVAFLSNYLLSDIGVNAWRYMLGVEAIPALLYTLFVFSVPKSPRWLLTKMRTSEARRVLSVINPEGDIEKLMLDIKIENDSSSLTENIFIKKYRFPVLLAFLVAFFNQLSGINAFLYYAPRIFEEAGLGESTALLSSIGIGVTNLIFTLLGIVLIDRLGRKQLIYIGSIGYIISLSLVACAFFFNWQGLSVPIFLFIFIASHAIGQGAVIWVFISEIFPNHLRGSGQAFGSSVHWVLAAIIPSLIPVLFTSIGAGTVFAFFAIMMVLQLFFVIFLMPETKGKSLEELSKNLIKSRSERKKSLNMTDSESKANQKIEYTQ, encoded by the coding sequence ATGAAAAAAATATGGGTTTGGTCTATAACGGCAGCTTTAGCTGGGTTTTTATTTGGGTTTGATACAGTAGTTATATCTGGTGCTGATAAAAAGCTTCAGATATTATGGAACTCATCAGATGTTTTTCATGGTACTATTGTTATGGCCATGGCCCTTTGGGGAACTGTAGTTGGTGCTCTTTTGGGGGGTATACCTACTAATAGGATAGGCCGTAAAAATACGTTGATCGCCATTGGGGTGTTATACACTATATCTGCCTTAGGATCTGCCCTCGCAAACGATCCAATAACATTTGCCTTATTTCGATTTTTGGGTGGTTTGGGTGTAGGGGCTTCGACCATAGCAGCTCCGGCATATATATCTGAAATTGCGCCTTCTGGAGACCGTGGTAAATTGGTAGGTCTTTACCAGTTCAATATTGTATTCGGCATATTAGTCGCTTTCCTTTCGAATTACCTTTTAAGTGATATAGGTGTGAATGCTTGGCGTTATATGTTGGGGGTCGAGGCTATTCCTGCGTTACTATACACTTTGTTCGTGTTTAGTGTACCAAAAAGTCCACGTTGGCTTTTGACTAAAATGAGAACCAGTGAGGCGCGCAGGGTACTAAGTGTAATCAATCCTGAGGGTGATATCGAAAAATTGATGCTTGACATCAAAATTGAAAATGATAGCTCATCGCTGACCGAGAACATTTTTATTAAAAAATATAGGTTTCCGGTTCTTTTGGCATTCTTAGTCGCATTTTTCAATCAGCTTTCGGGTATAAACGCCTTTCTGTACTATGCACCAAGAATTTTTGAAGAGGCGGGATTAGGGGAGAGCACCGCTCTATTAAGTAGTATTGGTATTGGTGTGACCAATTTGATTTTTACGCTCTTAGGTATAGTGCTAATTGACCGTTTAGGTAGAAAACAGCTAATATATATTGGTTCAATTGGTTATATAATTTCTTTGAGTTTAGTGGCATGCGCGTTTTTCTTTAACTGGCAAGGCCTGTCGGTCCCTATTTTTCTATTCATTTTTATAGCCTCCCATGCTATTGGCCAAGGTGCCGTTATTTGGGTGTTTATTTCAGAAATATTTCCTAATCATCTTCGCGGTAGTGGGCAAGCCTTTGGCAGTTCGGTGCACTGGGTGCTGGCAGCAATTATTCCTTCTTTAATACCGGTTTTATTTACCTCTATCGGTGCGGGAACAGTGTTTGCGTTCTTTGCGATAATGATGGTGCTACAGTTGTTCTTCGTCATATTTCTTATGCCTGAAACTAAAGGTAAATCACTTGAAGAATTAAGTAAGAACCTTATCAAGTCACGTTCTGAACGAAAAAAATCATTGAACATGACAGACTCTGAATCTAAAGCGAACCAAAAAATAGAATACACACAATGA
- a CDS encoding levanase/fructan beta-fructosidase, whose translation MSSLKNITSLILILIAVLNCKENPEKNTDEMNTDKVNVASSEESLYRPNFHFTPKKNWMNDPNGMFYYNNYYHLYFQHYPDDNVWGPMHWGHATSTDMVTWKEQPIALYPDELGYIFSGSAVVDIDNTSGFGKDGKVPIVAMFTYHDPKKAEAKKTDVESQGIAFSLDEGLTWTKYEDNPVIKNAGDRDFRDPKVMWDTERRQWVMVLAAGQKTIFYSSTNLKDWKRLSAFGEGIGNHNGVWECPDLFPLTVQGTNEQKWVLLVSINPGGPNGGSATQYFIGDFDGTQFSIDPEFEKAINNNHDFWVDLGKDNYAGVTWSNIETSDGAKLFMGWMSNWQYANQVPTESWRSAMTVAREMRLVKEGGTHRLAFVPTEKIKGYRGKKFKESEIVVKEDTKIIDSENVDLSSAEIIFNVSELNSDLNFTLSNSQGDELSFGYTIADKSFYIDRSNSGKTDFSKDFANKKSTAVRISDSSNLSGRILLDKTSIEMFFDNGLNVITEVFFPNSPFEKLILDSEKETTLDHLEIHELIIN comes from the coding sequence ATGAGCTCATTAAAAAATATTACCAGTTTGATCCTGATTCTTATAGCAGTTCTGAACTGTAAAGAAAATCCGGAAAAAAATACAGATGAAATGAATACTGATAAGGTCAATGTTGCAAGTTCTGAGGAATCTCTCTATAGACCTAATTTTCATTTTACGCCAAAGAAAAATTGGATGAACGATCCCAATGGAATGTTCTATTATAACAATTATTACCATTTATATTTTCAACACTATCCTGATGATAATGTATGGGGTCCAATGCATTGGGGTCATGCGACAAGTACCGATATGGTTACGTGGAAAGAACAACCCATAGCCCTTTACCCTGATGAGTTGGGATATATTTTTTCGGGCAGCGCAGTGGTAGATATCGATAATACTTCCGGATTCGGTAAAGATGGAAAGGTGCCCATCGTTGCTATGTTTACCTATCATGATCCGAAAAAGGCTGAAGCTAAAAAAACAGATGTAGAATCCCAAGGCATAGCATTTTCTTTAGATGAAGGTCTTACCTGGACCAAGTATGAGGATAATCCCGTGATTAAAAATGCCGGTGATAGAGATTTTCGGGACCCAAAAGTTATGTGGGACACCGAACGCCGACAGTGGGTCATGGTATTGGCAGCGGGGCAGAAAACAATATTCTACAGCTCTACGAATCTAAAGGACTGGAAACGTCTTTCAGCCTTTGGGGAAGGAATCGGAAACCATAATGGTGTGTGGGAGTGTCCTGACCTTTTTCCGCTTACGGTTCAAGGTACCAACGAACAAAAATGGGTGCTGTTGGTCAGTATAAATCCTGGAGGTCCGAACGGCGGTAGCGCAACTCAATACTTTATAGGTGATTTTGATGGTACGCAGTTTTCTATCGATCCAGAATTTGAAAAGGCAATAAATAACAATCATGATTTTTGGGTAGACCTTGGTAAAGACAACTATGCAGGGGTTACCTGGTCAAATATTGAAACCTCTGATGGTGCTAAGCTTTTTATGGGTTGGATGTCTAACTGGCAATACGCTAATCAAGTGCCTACTGAATCATGGCGAAGTGCGATGACCGTCGCTCGTGAAATGCGCTTGGTGAAAGAGGGCGGCACCCACAGATTGGCTTTTGTGCCGACCGAAAAAATAAAGGGTTATCGTGGAAAGAAGTTCAAAGAGTCCGAAATAGTAGTTAAAGAAGATACCAAAATCATCGATAGTGAAAATGTTGACTTGTCTAGCGCAGAAATTATTTTTAATGTTTCTGAATTGAATAGCGACCTGAATTTTACCCTTTCAAATTCGCAAGGAGACGAGCTCTCATTTGGATACACCATTGCCGACAAGAGCTTTTATATAGACCGTTCGAACTCAGGCAAAACGGATTTTTCAAAAGACTTCGCCAATAAAAAATCTACAGCAGTAAGAATTTCAGATTCATCTAATCTGTCTGGTCGGATTTTATTGGATAAAACGTCGATAGAGATGTTTTTTGACAACGGACTAAATGTTATTACCGAGGTGTTCTTTCCTAATTCTCCTTTCGAAAAATTGATTCTCGATTCAGAAAAGGAAACAACTCTTGACCATTTAGAAATACATGAATTAATAATTAACTAA